In Neomonachus schauinslandi chromosome 6, ASM220157v2, whole genome shotgun sequence, a genomic segment contains:
- the C6H10orf82 gene encoding uncharacterized protein C10orf82 homolog produces the protein MESSETFMRHPPITPGYSGFVPYLSCQQATSKDNMAHCLKIFQESTQHYKNQMEEFRCSVATARRLKPVCSEETVLRALHQYYRQYHPLSLECKNIKKPFQEPPIPGWAGYLPRARVTELGCATRYAVMARNCYRDFLGIVEQAKRAHLKPYEEIYGDGSTQPPPAPSPEVLQHGGLLPKYPDFSLPGGSCLGHGRPLTEDPRPPVTCGCAQRTNTSCNGKIYLEPLSSAKPAES, from the exons ATGGAGTCTTCCGAGACCTTCATGAGACATCCGCCCATCACACCAGGCTACAGTG GTTTCGTGCCCTACCTTAGCTGCCAGCAAGCCACCAGCAAGGACAACATGGCCCACTGTCTGAAGATCTTCCAGGAGAGCACACAGCACTATAAAAACCAGATGGAGGAATTTCGCTGCTCGGTGGCCACTGCCCGGAGGCTGAAGCCCGTCTGCTCCGAGGAGACCGTCCTGCGGGCGCTACATCAGTACTATCGGCAATACCACCCCCTGAGTCTGG AATGCAAAAACATAAAGAAACCTTTCCAGGAGCCCCCGATCCCTGGCTGGGCTGGCTACCTCCCAAGAGCCAGGGTCACCGAATTGGGCTGTGCCACGCGATATGCTGTCATGGCCAGAAACTGCTACAGGGACTTCCTGGGCATCGTGGAGCAGGCCAAGAGGGCACACCTGAAGCCATATGAGGA AATATATGGAGATGGGTCCACAcaacctcctcctgccccttctccagaAGTTTTGCAGCATGGAGGGCTGCTGCCCAAATATCCGGATTTTTCTCTCCCAG GTGGGAGCTGTCTTGGCCACGGAAGACCGCTGACAGAGGACCCCAGACCTCCAGTGACGTGTGGCTGTGCCCAAAGGACAAATACGTCGTGCAACGGGAAGATTTATCTCGAGCCACTGTCCTCAGCAAAGCCTGCAGAAAGCTGA
- the LOC110589307 gene encoding pancreatic lipase-related protein 2-like has protein sequence MLPSWTIGLLLLATVRGKEICYGHLGCFSDEKPWCGTLQRPLKLFPWDPKDIDTRFLLYTNENPNNFQLITATDLATVEASNFQLDRKTRFIIHGFIDKGEENWLTDMCKKMFKVEKVNCICVDWKRGAKTQYTQAVHNIRVVGAQIAFFIQNLSTVLGYSPEDVHLIGHSLGAHAAAEAGRRLGGHAGRITGLDPAQPCFQGTSEEVRLDPSDAMFVDVIHTDSAPIIPFLGFGMSQKVGHLDFYPNGGKQMPGCQKNILSTIVDINGLWEGTRDFVACNHLRSYKYYSSSILSPDGFLGYPCASYNEFQENSCFPCPAEGCPQMGHYSDQFLGKTSAVGQTFFLNTGDSGNFTRWRYRVSVTLAGKKKTSGYFRIALYGSNGNSKQYEIFKGSLKPHASHMRDIDVDLNVGKIQKVKFLWNNHVINLFRPKLGASQITVQSGENGTESNFCSSDVVQEDVLQSLYPC, from the exons GAAAGGAGATCTGttatggacatcttggctgctttTCCGATGAAAAGCCATGGTGCGGGACCCTTCAGCGGCCTTTAAAGTTATTTCCCTGGGATCCCAAGGACATTGACACCCGCTTTCTCCTGTACACAAATGAAAATCCGAACAACTTCCAA CTGATCACTGCCACTGATCTAGCCACGGTCGAGGCTTCCAACTTCCAACTAGACCGCAAGACGCGCTTCATCATCCACGGCTTCATAGACAAGGGGGAAGAGAACTGGCTGACGGACATGTGCAAG AAAATGTTTAAAGTGGAGAAGGTGAACTGCATCTGTGTGGACTGGAAACGCGGGGCCAAGACACAATATACCCAAGCCGTCCACAACATTCGCGTTGTGGGAGCACAGATAGCTTTCTTCATACAAAATTTGTCG ACCGTGCTGGGCTACAGCCCGGAGGACGTGCACCTCATCGGCCACAGCCTGGGCGCGCACGCGGCGGCCGAGGCGGGCAGGAGGCTGGGCGGCCACGCGGGCAGGATCACAG GACTGGACCCCGCACAGCCATGCTTCCAGGGCACGTCTGAGGAGGTTCGGCTGGACCCATCTGATGCCATGTTTGTGGATGTGATTCACACGGATTCTGCTCCCATCATCCCCTTCCTAG GTTTTGGAATGAGCCAAAAGGTGGGCCATCTGGATTTCTATCCAAACGGAGGAAAGCAAATGCCTGGATGTCAGAAAAATATCCTTTCAACCATTGTTGACATAAATGGCCTATGGGAAG GGACCCGAGACTTTGTGGCTTGCAATCACCTAAGGAGCTACAAGTATTACTCAAGTAGCATCCTCAGCCCCGACGGCTTCCTGGGCTACCCGTGCGCCTCCTACAATGAGTTTCAGGAG AATAGCTGTTTCCCTTGTCCAGCTGAAGGATGCCCCCAAATGGGGCACTACTCTGACCAATTTCTGGGGAAAACCAGTGCTGTGGGACAAACCTTTTTCCTGAACACAGGAGACAGTGGTAACTTTACTC GTTGGAGATACAGGGTATCGGTCACACtggctggaaaaaagaaaacgagTGGGTACTTCAGGATTGCTTTGTATGGAAGTAACGGAAACTCAAAACAATATGAAATTTTCAA AGGATCCCTCAAACCACATGCAAGTCATATGCGTGACATTGACGTGGACCTCAATGTTGGAAAAATCCAGAAGGTTAAGTTCCTCTGGAACAACCATGTGATAAATCTTTTCCGGCCCAAGCTGGGGGCTTCGCAAATCACAGTGCAAAGCGGTGAAAATGGGACTGA GTCTAATTTTTGTAGCAGTGACGTGGTCCAAGAAGATGTTTTACAATCTCTTTACCCTTGTTAA